In one Aeromicrobium erythreum genomic region, the following are encoded:
- a CDS encoding class I SAM-dependent RNA methyltransferase — MGPVAHGGSCVARLDGQVVFVRHSLPGERVRIRVTDTTKRFLRADAVEVLEASPDRVEPPCALAGTCGGCDFQHVDPAAQRRLLADVVAEQLRRLAGIERDVVVEEVRPTLGWRTRVTWSTTPDGRPGLRKHRTHEVVPVEHCPIAHPDLPDVTAHRWDSGPVEAIVSSTGQRLVVTDATVPSDLDVDGVAGTDGHRRAGGTRLTEHVAPHDFTVTGSGFWQVHPEAARTLVDAVLDAAEARPGDRVADLYAGVGLFTAFLADAVGPDGLVVSVEADRQGARDARRSLHGRSQVRLVADSTERALRREPALADGVDVVVLDPPRTGARKAVPGVAALGARRVVYVACDPAALARDVATFAEHGYRLGPLRAFALFPMTHHVECVAVLDRVD; from the coding sequence GTGGGGCCCGTCGCCCACGGCGGAAGCTGCGTGGCGCGGCTGGACGGGCAGGTCGTCTTCGTCCGCCACAGCCTGCCGGGGGAGCGGGTCCGCATCCGCGTCACCGACACCACCAAGCGGTTCCTGCGAGCCGACGCCGTCGAGGTCCTGGAGGCCTCGCCCGACCGCGTCGAGCCGCCCTGCGCCCTCGCCGGCACCTGCGGCGGCTGCGACTTCCAGCACGTCGACCCCGCTGCGCAGCGCCGGCTGCTCGCCGACGTCGTCGCCGAGCAGCTGCGCCGGCTCGCCGGCATCGAGCGCGACGTCGTCGTCGAGGAGGTCCGACCCACCCTCGGCTGGCGCACGCGCGTCACCTGGTCGACCACGCCCGACGGGCGCCCCGGTCTGCGCAAGCACCGCACGCACGAGGTCGTGCCCGTCGAGCACTGCCCCATCGCCCACCCCGACCTGCCCGACGTCACCGCGCACCGCTGGGACAGCGGCCCGGTCGAGGCCATCGTGTCGTCCACCGGGCAGCGCCTCGTCGTCACCGACGCCACCGTGCCCTCAGACCTCGACGTCGACGGCGTGGCCGGCACCGACGGTCACCGCCGCGCCGGGGGCACCCGGCTCACCGAGCACGTCGCACCGCACGACTTCACCGTCACCGGCTCGGGCTTCTGGCAGGTGCACCCCGAGGCGGCACGGACCCTCGTCGACGCCGTCCTCGACGCCGCCGAGGCGCGCCCCGGCGACCGCGTCGCCGACCTCTACGCCGGCGTGGGACTCTTCACCGCCTTCCTCGCCGACGCCGTCGGACCGGACGGCCTCGTCGTCAGCGTCGAGGCGGACCGGCAAGGAGCTCGCGACGCCCGCAGGTCGCTGCACGGTCGCAGCCAGGTGCGCCTCGTGGCCGACTCGACCGAGCGGGCGCTGCGCCGCGAACCCGCGCTCGCCGACGGCGTCGACGTCGTCGTCCTCGACCCGCCCCGCACCGGAGCGCGCAAGGCCGTGCCGGGCGTCGCGGCCCTCGGCGCCCGCCGCGTCGTCTACGTGGCCTGCGACCCGGCAGCCCTCGCGCGCGACGTCGCCACGTTCGCCGAGCACGGGTACCGCCTCGGTCCGCTGCGGGCGTTCGCGCTGTTCCCGATGACGCACCACGTGGAGTGCGTGGCCGTCCTCGACCGCGTCGACTGA
- a CDS encoding aconitate hydratase yields the protein MEPDAKETPMVDSFNAEQTLEVDGTSYTYFKLDAVQGDGLDVATLPFSLKVLLEALLRTEDGADITADDIKAIAAWDPSSEPDQEIQFTPARVIMQDFTGVPCVVDLATMREAMVDLGGDPSKINPLAPAEMVIDHSVIADVFGTPEAFERNVEIEYERNGERYKFLRWGQGAFDNFKVVPPGTGIVHQVNIEHLARVVFDKDGTVYPDSCVGTDSHTTMVNGLGVVGWGVGGIEAEAAMLGQPISMLIPRVVGFKLHGELPEGATATDLVLTITEMLRDHGVVGKFVEFYGSGVGAVPLANRATIGNMSPEYGSTIAVFPIDEETTKYLELTGRSAEQVALVEAYAKAQGLWHDPDHEPRYSEYLELDLSTVVPSIAGPKRPQDRVELASAKEGFRGALNAYVEEEAETTTGKYDEALEESFPASDPPASDAEGTTPSRDYLSCVPADGGRPSNPIEVTLDGQTFTLDHGAVTIAAITSCTNTSNPSVMIGAALLAKKAVEKGLTRKPWVKTTLAPGSKVVSDYYDRSGLTPYLDKLGFNLVGYGCTTCIGNSGPLIPEVSAAVNENDLAVVSVLSGNRNFEGRINPDIKMNYLASPPLVVAYAIAGSMDVDITTEPLGEDTDGNPVYLKDIWPSPAEVEDVIASSITSDTFGKEYADVFAGDERWQNLPTPEGDTFAWDEDSTYARKAPYFDGMGLEPEPVTDIEGARVLLKLGDSVTTDHISPAGAIKKDSPAGKYLMEKGVEPRDFNSLGSRRGNHEVMIRGTFANIRLRNQIAPGTEGGFTRDFTAGGEVTTVFDASQNYQAAGVPLVVLSGKEYGSGSSRDWAAKGTALLGVKVVIAESYERIHRSNLIGMGVLPLQFPQGENAESLGLTGEETFSVTGVTELNEGRTPKTVKVVATQEGGETVEFDAVVRIDTPGEANYYRNGGIMPYVLRSLLD from the coding sequence ATGGAACCCGACGCGAAGGAGACACCCATGGTCGACAGCTTCAACGCCGAGCAGACGCTCGAGGTGGACGGCACCAGCTACACGTACTTCAAGCTCGACGCGGTGCAGGGTGACGGCCTCGACGTCGCCACGCTCCCGTTCAGCCTGAAGGTCCTGCTCGAGGCGCTCCTGCGCACCGAGGACGGGGCCGACATCACCGCCGACGACATCAAGGCGATCGCCGCCTGGGACCCGTCGAGCGAGCCCGACCAGGAGATCCAGTTCACGCCCGCGCGCGTGATCATGCAGGACTTCACCGGCGTCCCCTGCGTCGTCGACCTCGCCACCATGCGCGAGGCCATGGTCGACCTCGGCGGCGACCCGTCGAAGATCAACCCGCTCGCACCCGCCGAGATGGTCATCGACCACTCCGTGATCGCCGACGTCTTCGGCACGCCCGAGGCCTTCGAGCGCAACGTCGAGATCGAGTACGAGCGCAACGGCGAGCGCTACAAGTTCCTGCGCTGGGGCCAGGGCGCGTTCGACAACTTCAAGGTCGTGCCGCCCGGAACCGGCATCGTGCACCAGGTCAACATCGAGCACCTCGCGCGCGTCGTGTTCGACAAGGACGGCACGGTCTACCCCGACTCCTGCGTCGGCACCGACTCCCACACCACCATGGTCAACGGCCTCGGCGTCGTCGGCTGGGGCGTGGGCGGCATCGAGGCCGAGGCCGCGATGCTCGGCCAGCCGATCAGCATGCTCATCCCGCGCGTCGTCGGCTTCAAGCTCCACGGCGAGCTGCCCGAGGGCGCCACGGCGACCGACCTCGTGCTCACGATCACCGAGATGCTGCGCGACCACGGCGTCGTCGGCAAGTTCGTCGAGTTCTACGGCTCCGGCGTCGGCGCCGTCCCGCTGGCCAACCGCGCCACGATCGGCAACATGAGCCCCGAGTACGGCTCCACCATCGCGGTCTTCCCGATCGACGAGGAGACCACGAAGTACCTCGAGCTGACCGGCCGCAGCGCGGAGCAGGTCGCGCTCGTCGAGGCCTACGCCAAGGCCCAGGGCCTGTGGCACGACCCCGACCACGAGCCGCGCTACTCCGAGTACCTCGAGCTCGACCTCTCGACGGTCGTCCCCTCGATCGCCGGCCCGAAGCGTCCCCAGGACCGCGTCGAGCTCGCGTCGGCCAAGGAGGGCTTCCGCGGCGCGCTCAACGCGTACGTCGAGGAGGAGGCCGAGACCACCACGGGCAAGTACGACGAGGCGCTCGAGGAGTCGTTCCCCGCCTCCGACCCGCCGGCCTCGGACGCCGAGGGCACCACGCCCTCGCGCGACTACCTCTCGTGCGTCCCCGCCGACGGCGGTCGCCCGAGCAACCCGATCGAGGTCACGCTCGACGGCCAGACGTTCACGCTCGACCACGGCGCCGTCACCATCGCCGCGATCACGTCGTGCACGAACACGTCGAACCCGTCGGTCATGATCGGCGCGGCGCTGCTCGCGAAGAAGGCCGTCGAGAAGGGCCTGACGCGCAAGCCGTGGGTCAAGACGACGCTGGCGCCCGGGTCGAAGGTCGTCTCGGACTACTACGACCGCTCCGGCCTCACGCCCTACCTCGACAAGCTGGGCTTCAACCTCGTCGGCTACGGCTGCACGACCTGCATCGGCAACTCCGGTCCGCTCATCCCCGAGGTGAGCGCCGCCGTCAACGAGAACGACCTCGCCGTCGTCTCGGTGCTGTCGGGCAACCGCAACTTCGAGGGCCGCATCAACCCGGACATCAAGATGAACTACCTGGCGTCGCCGCCGCTGGTGGTCGCCTACGCCATCGCCGGCTCGATGGACGTCGACATCACGACGGAGCCGCTCGGTGAGGACACCGACGGCAACCCGGTGTACCTGAAGGACATCTGGCCGTCCCCGGCCGAGGTCGAGGACGTCATCGCCTCCTCGATCACGAGCGACACGTTCGGCAAGGAGTACGCCGACGTCTTCGCGGGCGACGAGCGCTGGCAGAACCTGCCGACGCCCGAGGGCGACACGTTCGCCTGGGACGAGGACTCCACGTACGCCCGCAAGGCGCCGTACTTCGACGGCATGGGCCTGGAGCCGGAGCCGGTCACCGACATCGAGGGCGCCCGCGTGCTCCTCAAGCTCGGCGACTCGGTGACGACCGACCACATCAGCCCGGCCGGCGCCATCAAGAAGGACAGCCCCGCGGGCAAGTACCTGATGGAGAAGGGCGTCGAGCCGCGTGACTTCAACTCCCTCGGCTCGCGCCGCGGCAACCACGAGGTCATGATCCGCGGCACGTTCGCGAACATCCGCCTGCGCAACCAGATCGCCCCGGGCACCGAGGGTGGCTTCACGCGCGACTTCACGGCCGGGGGAGAGGTCACGACCGTCTTCGACGCGTCGCAGAACTACCAGGCCGCCGGCGTGCCGCTGGTCGTGCTGTCGGGCAAGGAGTACGGCTCCGGCTCGTCGCGCGACTGGGCGGCCAAGGGCACGGCGCTGCTGGGCGTGAAGGTCGTCATCGCGGAGTCCTACGAGCGCATCCACCGCTCGAACCTCATCGGCATGGGCGTCCTCCCGCTGCAGTTCCCGCAGGGCGAGAACGCCGAGTCGCTGGGCCTCACGGGCGAGGAGACCTTCTCGGTCACCGGTGTCACCGAGCTCAACGAGGGCCGCACGCCGAAGACGGTCAAGGTCGTCGCCACGCAGGAGGGCGGCGAGACCGTCGAGTTCGACGCGGTCGTCCGCATCGACACCCCCGGCGAGGCGAACTACTACCGCAACGGCGGCATCATGCCGTACGTGCTGCGCAGCCTGCTGGACTGA
- a CDS encoding RDD family protein, producing the protein MNDAQDLTPASDVGDEERTVGDLRRSALAQDVLLFCVAFTAGALVVLVARILGSATTGDVWTLGRSDGLLLGGLVAGELFVLWNNGLRQGVRGHSIGKHREGLRVVRAGEGSPTGAARGLLRGLAAAVLIDLAVAAVPIGLPTVLRSATPDAWHLGFAAYLGLLALLVPLLLGMHRGVLDRVAGTEVVRAHGDDAATSVPRRRALVVLDAVGVVGVLTVCAAQLAFMWPLLWRWPGLF; encoded by the coding sequence ATGAACGACGCCCAGGACCTCACGCCCGCGTCCGACGTCGGCGACGAGGAACGCACCGTCGGCGACCTGCGACGCTCGGCGCTCGCCCAGGACGTGCTGCTGTTCTGCGTCGCCTTCACCGCGGGCGCGCTGGTGGTGCTCGTCGCGCGGATCCTGGGCAGCGCGACCACCGGCGACGTGTGGACCCTGGGCCGCTCCGACGGACTGCTGCTGGGCGGGCTCGTCGCCGGAGAGCTGTTCGTGCTGTGGAACAACGGTCTGCGGCAGGGCGTCCGCGGGCACAGCATCGGCAAGCACCGCGAGGGCCTGCGGGTCGTCCGCGCGGGAGAGGGGAGCCCGACCGGGGCCGCGCGTGGCCTGCTGCGTGGGCTCGCGGCCGCGGTGCTGATCGACCTCGCCGTGGCGGCGGTGCCCATTGGCCTGCCCACGGTCCTGCGCTCGGCCACGCCGGACGCGTGGCACCTCGGGTTCGCGGCCTACCTGGGCCTCCTGGCGCTGCTGGTGCCGCTGCTCCTGGGCATGCACCGCGGTGTGCTCGACCGCGTCGCCGGCACCGAGGTCGTCCGTGCGCACGGCGACGACGCGGCCACGTCGGTGCCGCGGCGGCGCGCGCTCGTCGTCCTCGACGCAGTCGGCGTGGTGGGCGTCCTGACCGTGTGCGCGGCGCAGCTGGCGTTCATGTGGCCGCTCCTGTGGCGCTGGCCCGGGCTCTTCTGA
- a CDS encoding primosome assembly protein PriA (binding of PriA to forked DNA starts the assembly of the primosome, also possesses 3'-5' helicase activity) yields the protein MTTSDQLELLALPPSPPPTPQPAAAEEPGREAEPVLVARVAVDTPLPHLDRLFDYAVPADLDPQPVPGCRVKVRFAGRLTDGFVVGLGGASAHEGRLAPLAKVVSAEPVLSPQVLGLAREVADRWAGTLSDVLRLAVPPRQARVEARPSIPAPEGPLPDVDDEAWHVWPDGPDLLASLESGGAPRVVWEALPLRDPAVAVAEAVLATLRSGRGSVVCVPDARDLDHWDTVLGSVLGEGRHVVLSSAQKPAERYRAFLAVARGEVSVVLGTRAAAFAPVRQLGLVALWDDGDDLYVEPRAPYLHTREVLLTRAAREDTALLLAGYARTAEGQSLVASGWARSVQAEAVTRRRAWPRLAVTDGSVAGGAPARLPHEVFAAVRRADGPVLVQVPRRGYRTSLACQDCRTPARCTTCEGPLAQSGRDALPTCRWCGTADPRWICRTCGSHRLRAPVVGQLRTAEEYAAAFPGREVVTSGGADVLAVAPKGDVLVLATPGAEPRVAGGYALVVLMDTWLALGRDDLRVLEEAHRRWFNALALARERADAVAVGDPALLQGLVRADPAGLAERELAERAEAHLPPVARVAVVEGPAADVAPLVDARWTPSTEVLGPVPTSTRPGEPVHERLVLRAPRREGPALAAALKDVQAARSAAKQPPLRVRVDPHAF from the coding sequence GTGACCACCAGCGACCAGCTCGAGCTCCTCGCGCTGCCGCCGTCGCCCCCACCGACGCCCCAGCCGGCAGCAGCCGAGGAGCCTGGTCGTGAGGCGGAACCCGTGCTGGTCGCGCGGGTCGCGGTCGACACGCCGCTGCCGCACCTCGACCGGCTCTTCGACTACGCCGTGCCTGCCGACCTGGACCCGCAGCCCGTGCCCGGCTGTCGGGTCAAGGTGCGCTTCGCCGGACGGCTCACCGACGGGTTCGTGGTCGGTCTCGGCGGCGCCTCGGCGCACGAGGGTCGGCTCGCCCCCCTGGCCAAGGTCGTGTCGGCCGAGCCGGTGCTGAGCCCGCAGGTGCTCGGCCTGGCCCGCGAGGTCGCCGACCGTTGGGCGGGCACGCTGTCCGACGTGCTGCGCCTGGCCGTCCCGCCGCGTCAGGCACGGGTCGAGGCCCGTCCGTCGATCCCTGCGCCCGAGGGTCCCCTGCCCGACGTCGACGACGAGGCCTGGCACGTGTGGCCCGACGGCCCCGATCTCCTCGCCTCGCTCGAGTCCGGGGGAGCGCCTCGCGTCGTGTGGGAGGCGCTCCCGCTGCGCGACCCGGCGGTCGCCGTCGCGGAGGCGGTGCTGGCCACGCTGCGCTCCGGTCGCGGCAGCGTGGTGTGCGTCCCCGACGCCCGCGACCTCGACCATTGGGACACGGTGCTCGGCTCTGTCCTCGGCGAGGGACGCCACGTCGTGCTGTCGTCCGCACAGAAGCCCGCCGAGCGCTATCGGGCGTTCCTGGCCGTCGCGCGGGGAGAGGTGTCGGTGGTGCTGGGCACCCGTGCCGCGGCGTTCGCGCCGGTGCGGCAGCTGGGGCTGGTGGCGCTCTGGGACGACGGCGACGACCTCTACGTCGAGCCCCGCGCCCCGTACCTGCACACCCGCGAGGTGCTGCTCACCCGCGCGGCTCGGGAGGACACCGCGCTGCTCCTGGCCGGCTACGCGCGCACGGCGGAGGGCCAGTCGCTCGTCGCGTCGGGCTGGGCGAGGTCGGTCCAGGCCGAGGCGGTCACCCGGCGTCGCGCCTGGCCCCGGCTCGCGGTCACCGACGGCAGCGTCGCCGGAGGTGCTCCTGCCCGCCTCCCGCACGAGGTGTTCGCCGCGGTCCGGCGCGCCGACGGGCCGGTGCTCGTGCAGGTGCCGCGCCGGGGGTACCGCACGTCGCTCGCCTGCCAGGACTGCCGGACCCCGGCCCGGTGCACCACGTGCGAGGGCCCGCTCGCCCAGTCCGGTCGCGACGCCCTGCCCACCTGCCGCTGGTGCGGGACCGCCGACCCGCGCTGGATCTGCCGCACCTGCGGGTCGCACCGGCTCCGCGCGCCCGTCGTCGGCCAGCTGCGGACCGCCGAGGAGTACGCCGCGGCGTTCCCGGGCCGCGAGGTCGTCACCTCCGGCGGTGCCGACGTGCTCGCGGTCGCGCCCAAGGGCGACGTGCTGGTGCTGGCCACGCCCGGCGCGGAGCCGCGGGTGGCCGGGGGCTACGCGCTCGTCGTGCTGATGGACACCTGGCTGGCGCTGGGCCGCGACGACCTCCGTGTGCTCGAGGAGGCGCACCGCCGCTGGTTCAACGCCCTCGCCCTGGCGCGGGAGCGCGCCGACGCCGTGGCGGTCGGCGACCCGGCGCTCCTGCAGGGACTCGTGCGTGCCGACCCCGCCGGCCTCGCCGAGCGTGAGCTCGCCGAGCGCGCGGAGGCGCACCTGCCCCCTGTCGCGCGGGTGGCCGTGGTCGAGGGTCCGGCCGCCGACGTGGCGCCGCTCGTCGACGCACGGTGGACGCCCTCCACCGAGGTGCTCGGCCCGGTGCCGACCTCCACGCGCCCGGGCGAGCCGGTGCACGAGCGCCTGGTGCTGCGGGCGCCACGTCGGGAGGGTCCGGCCCTCGCCGCCGCGCTGAAGGACGTGCAGGCGGCCCGCTCGGCGGCCAAGCAGCCGCCGTTGCGCGTGCGCGTCGACCCGCACGCCTTCTGA
- a CDS encoding SCO7613 C-terminal domain-containing membrane protein, whose product MAYADPTVCPDCRARLDGARVCARCGLDLRTAEAGRLWNQLLRVDRDLERARRASRPQTVAAPVPAAPAPVSTVTVPEPATATVPAPAPAAASPASTSPASTSPAPTSPPSTVPTVDSVAATTPRAPVSVGTVLLALGALALLVAGAIFITVYWGPMGILGRALVLLAATAVAGGVAAVVTRRRLRASAEALWTVFLGLFTLDWFAARDQGLLGLDTLPGAPWDLLWCAVVVLTTAGIVRLGRRTLDDARELVVVSVLGGLAGAVAAVRVAVVLDDGGARPFWSATAALVVAVLVGAALHRATARVGAWVALAAGGVAALVAVVLALVDAVAHPALGDLVGGAHGVPLAIVTAVAAGAASLGRLPAPARTVSAGAALSTLTLLAALPAWSAAPQYGALLVLAAVAVPAVWVPGRAPWARGARAAGVAPSLLVALALFPWGAQLLAVVGEALSTTGGHRIDHPLTTFDVPGTDRPWLAWTLGAAATLVVLGAARWRVVGRLRPWAPGAATSVAVVTAWSVLADAGPSAVLLAGSVVAGALVLWAVTTFGTRAGRPTPWWWVAVATLAVAPALALDAPWACVVVWAAATLGLVVVALVRAPRLRSGVALGLAAAWGPGTAGELVVALDGDAQVRLAALVAAIVLTFLVGVLLVDDVARRTGVETGLAAALLVTVATSAAEVSPVAGAVAALTLGATLALVAAAPHGRRVAHPALAATAAVVADLLVAGDWSTAWWVWGVSALVAVVAARAARPAPVREVLAAVATVHVGIALVPPAQLTDLGTGATGVVLAAAAALALVVSGVGLRDRTGRLGVEGGSGLLALGGVLVAAAVVDVDVVWLVATLLLPAVAAVLVSLLVADRAVLRAVGGVLATVAVVVCIGDWETAVVAWPLAAVLLGVCALPDDGPPWRDLAASAAAVTAIASTVPVLELVDAPATVASLTVLLAALVVGAGASALLDDRRGRRGVELAAVTALLVTVLWAAGTTSLAWLALLLTLLGATLVLVSLLVPDRAVLRWVATVPLGIAYVLRLVASDVGVVEAYTVPFALVLLGAGAWVLLRTEPPRSTVVALGPGLVLGLLPSLPQALLAPTSPRGLALGLVSLAVLALGVRLRWLAPFVAGAVLVGLLLLVQLGPVAVALPRWILIAAAGVSMLGVGMTWESRVRDGRAAARWIGAMR is encoded by the coding sequence ATGGCCTACGCCGACCCGACCGTGTGTCCCGACTGCCGGGCGCGACTCGACGGTGCGCGGGTCTGCGCGCGCTGCGGTCTCGACCTGCGCACCGCCGAGGCGGGACGGCTCTGGAACCAGCTCCTGCGGGTCGACCGCGACCTCGAGCGAGCCCGCCGCGCCAGCCGGCCGCAGACGGTCGCGGCACCCGTCCCCGCAGCGCCCGCTCCTGTGTCGACCGTGACGGTGCCGGAGCCAGCCACGGCAACAGTGCCGGCCCCAGCACCAGCGGCCGCCAGCCCAGCCTCGACCAGCCCAGCCTCGACCAGCCCAGCCCCGACCAGCCCGCCTTCGACCGTCCCTACCGTCGACTCCGTCGCGGCGACGACGCCGCGCGCCCCCGTCTCGGTGGGCACGGTCCTCCTGGCGCTCGGTGCCCTCGCCCTCCTCGTGGCCGGGGCCATCTTCATCACCGTCTACTGGGGTCCGATGGGGATCCTCGGCCGCGCCCTGGTGCTGCTGGCGGCGACAGCCGTGGCCGGTGGCGTCGCCGCCGTGGTCACGCGCCGGCGTCTGCGGGCGTCGGCCGAGGCCCTGTGGACCGTCTTCCTGGGCCTGTTCACGCTCGACTGGTTCGCCGCGCGCGACCAGGGACTGCTCGGTCTCGACACGCTGCCCGGCGCGCCGTGGGACCTGCTGTGGTGCGCCGTGGTGGTGCTCACGACCGCGGGGATCGTCAGGCTCGGACGACGCACCCTCGACGACGCCCGCGAGCTGGTCGTCGTGTCGGTGCTCGGCGGCCTCGCCGGGGCGGTGGCCGCGGTTCGGGTGGCGGTCGTGCTCGACGACGGCGGAGCGCGCCCCTTCTGGTCGGCGACCGCGGCGCTCGTCGTCGCCGTCCTCGTCGGTGCCGCGCTGCACCGGGCCACCGCACGGGTGGGGGCCTGGGTCGCTCTCGCCGCGGGCGGAGTCGCTGCGCTGGTCGCCGTCGTCCTGGCCCTCGTGGACGCCGTCGCGCACCCCGCACTCGGCGACCTGGTCGGCGGGGCCCACGGCGTCCCGCTCGCGATCGTCACCGCCGTCGCTGCCGGCGCCGCGTCGCTCGGGCGGCTGCCCGCCCCGGCGCGGACGGTGTCCGCCGGCGCCGCGCTCTCGACGCTCACGCTCCTGGCGGCCCTGCCCGCATGGTCGGCGGCTCCGCAGTACGGCGCCCTGCTCGTGCTCGCCGCGGTCGCGGTCCCCGCGGTCTGGGTCCCTGGCCGCGCACCGTGGGCACGCGGAGCGCGAGCAGCAGGCGTCGCGCCGTCGCTCCTGGTGGCCCTCGCGCTCTTCCCGTGGGGAGCGCAGCTGCTGGCCGTGGTGGGCGAGGCACTGTCGACCACGGGCGGACATCGCATCGACCACCCCCTCACGACCTTCGACGTGCCCGGCACCGACCGGCCCTGGCTCGCGTGGACCCTCGGTGCAGCGGCGACGCTGGTCGTCCTCGGTGCTGCACGCTGGCGCGTCGTGGGACGTCTGCGGCCTTGGGCGCCCGGCGCGGCCACCAGCGTCGCCGTCGTCACCGCCTGGTCGGTGCTCGCCGACGCCGGTCCGTCGGCGGTGCTGCTGGCCGGCAGCGTCGTCGCCGGTGCCCTCGTGCTCTGGGCCGTGACGACCTTCGGGACGCGCGCCGGAAGGCCCACGCCGTGGTGGTGGGTGGCGGTCGCGACGCTGGCCGTCGCGCCGGCGCTCGCCCTCGACGCGCCGTGGGCGTGCGTCGTCGTCTGGGCTGCCGCGACGCTCGGCCTGGTCGTCGTCGCGCTCGTGCGGGCGCCCCGCCTGCGGAGTGGTGTCGCGCTCGGCCTGGCCGCAGCCTGGGGCCCAGGGACGGCAGGCGAGCTGGTGGTGGCGCTCGACGGCGACGCGCAGGTCCGGCTGGCCGCCCTCGTCGCCGCGATCGTGCTGACGTTCCTCGTCGGCGTGCTCCTGGTCGACGACGTCGCCCGGCGCACCGGGGTCGAGACCGGTCTCGCCGCCGCGCTCCTCGTGACCGTCGCGACCAGCGCGGCGGAGGTCAGCCCGGTCGCGGGAGCGGTCGCCGCGCTCACGCTCGGGGCGACCCTCGCGCTCGTCGCGGCCGCGCCGCACGGTCGACGGGTCGCCCACCCCGCTCTCGCGGCCACGGCCGCGGTGGTCGCGGACCTGCTGGTCGCGGGGGACTGGTCCACCGCGTGGTGGGTGTGGGGCGTGTCGGCGCTCGTGGCCGTGGTCGCCGCCCGGGCGGCACGACCCGCTCCGGTGCGAGAGGTGCTGGCAGCGGTCGCGACCGTGCATGTCGGGATCGCGCTCGTGCCGCCCGCCCAGCTGACCGACCTGGGGACGGGGGCGACAGGCGTCGTCCTCGCCGCGGCGGCCGCGCTCGCACTGGTGGTCTCCGGCGTCGGGCTGCGCGACCGCACTGGTCGTCTGGGCGTCGAGGGCGGCTCGGGCCTGCTGGCGCTGGGCGGCGTGCTCGTCGCCGCGGCCGTGGTCGACGTCGACGTCGTGTGGCTCGTCGCCACCCTCCTGCTCCCGGCCGTTGCCGCCGTCCTGGTCTCGCTGCTGGTCGCCGACCGCGCCGTCCTGCGCGCGGTCGGTGGGGTGCTCGCGACCGTGGCCGTCGTCGTGTGCATCGGCGACTGGGAGACGGCCGTCGTCGCCTGGCCGCTGGCGGCCGTCCTGCTCGGGGTCTGCGCGCTGCCGGACGACGGACCGCCCTGGCGCGACCTCGCCGCGTCGGCGGCGGCCGTGACCGCGATCGCCTCGACCGTCCCGGTCCTCGAGCTGGTCGACGCGCCTGCGACCGTCGCCTCGCTCACCGTCCTGCTCGCGGCCCTCGTCGTCGGGGCGGGGGCGTCGGCACTCCTCGACGACCGTCGAGGTCGCCGTGGGGTCGAGCTGGCCGCGGTGACCGCGCTCCTCGTCACCGTGCTGTGGGCGGCGGGGACGACGTCGCTCGCCTGGCTCGCCCTCCTGCTCACGCTGCTGGGCGCCACGCTGGTGCTCGTCTCGCTCCTCGTCCCCGACCGGGCCGTCCTGCGGTGGGTGGCGACCGTGCCGCTCGGCATCGCCTACGTGCTGCGGCTCGTGGCCAGCGACGTCGGCGTGGTCGAGGCCTACACCGTGCCGTTCGCGCTCGTGCTGCTCGGTGCCGGGGCGTGGGTGCTGCTGCGCACGGAGCCGCCGCGCAGCACGGTGGTCGCCCTCGGGCCGGGGCTCGTGCTCGGACTGCTGCCGAGCCTGCCGCAGGCGCTCCTCGCTCCGACGAGTCCGCGGGGGCTCGCACTGGGGCTCGTGTCGCTCGCCGTGCTGGCGCTCGGCGTCCGGCTGCGCTGGCTCGCGCCCTTCGTGGCAGGGGCCGTCCTGGTGGGGCTGCTGCTCCTCGTCCAGCTCGGTCCGGTCGCCGTCGCGCTGCCGCGCTGGATCCTCATCGCCGCCGCCGGTGTGTCGATGCTCGGCGTGGGCATGACGTGGGAGAGTCGGGTGCGCGACGGCCGCGCGGCCGCCCGCTGGATCGGAGCGATGCGATGA